A window from Candidatus Polarisedimenticolaceae bacterium encodes these proteins:
- a CDS encoding GNAT family N-acetyltransferase, with product MIRLAEPEDAPTLAHAEWATAEVPGRLAGRPGEIPVEAFAAKIVELRTRGRYVVALRDGAIVGHALLDPMPLQATAHVFRLTIVVHPGHLGQGIGAEMLQDLVDWAERDPRVGRLELNVRDGNERAIRLYRRFGFEEEGRLRRRIRFPDGTEVDDLVMGRFV from the coding sequence ATGATCCGCCTCGCCGAACCCGAGGACGCTCCGACCCTCGCGCACGCGGAGTGGGCGACCGCCGAGGTCCCCGGTCGCCTCGCCGGCCGGCCGGGGGAGATCCCCGTCGAGGCGTTCGCGGCGAAGATCGTCGAGCTGCGCACCCGCGGACGCTACGTCGTCGCCCTGCGGGACGGCGCGATCGTCGGCCACGCGCTGCTCGACCCGATGCCGCTCCAGGCGACCGCCCACGTCTTCCGGCTGACGATCGTCGTGCACCCCGGGCACCTGGGGCAGGGGATCGGCGCGGAAATGCTCCAGGACCTCGTCGACTGGGCGGAGCGGGACCCGCGCGTCGGCCGGCTCGAGCTCAACGTCCGCGACGGCAACGAAAGGGCGATCCGCCTCTACCGCCGCTTCGGCTTCGAGGAAGAGGGGAGATTGCGCCGCCGCATCCGCTTCCCCGACGGCACCGAGGTCGACGATCTCGTCATGGGGCGGTTCGTCTAG